A section of the Delphinus delphis chromosome 1, mDelDel1.2, whole genome shotgun sequence genome encodes:
- the POU3F1 gene encoding POU domain, class 3, transcription factor 1 yields the protein MATTAQYLPRGPGGGAGGTGPLMHPDAAAAAAAAAAAERLHAGAAYREVQKLMHHEWLGAGAGHPVGLAHPQWLPTGGGGGGDWAGGPHLEHGKAGGGSAGRADDGGGGGGFHARLVHQGAAHAGAAWAQGGTAHHLGPAMSPSPGAGGGHQPQPLGLYAQAAYPGGGGSGLAGMLAAGGGGAGPGLHHALHEDGHEAQLEPSPPPHLGAHGHAHGHAHASGLHAAAAHLHPGAGGGGSSVGEHSDEDAPSSDDLEQFAKQFKQRRIKLGFTQADVGLALGTLYGNVFSQTTICRFEALQLSFKNMCKLKPLLNKWLEETDSSSGSPTNMDKIAAQGRKRKKRTSIEVGVKGALESHFLKCPKPSAHEITGLADSLQLEKEVVRVWFCNRRQKEKRMTPAAGAGHPPMDDVYAPGELGPGGGGASPPSAPPPAALHHHHHTLPGSVQ from the coding sequence ATGGCCACCACCGCGCAGTACTTGCCGCGGGGCCCCGGCGGCGGAGCCGGGGGCACGGGACCGCTTATGCATCCGGATGccgcggcggcagcggcagcggcggcggcagccgAGCGGCTGCACGCGGGGGCCGCGTACCGCGAAGTGCAGAAGCTGATGCACCACGAGTGGCTGGGCGCGGGCGCGGGCCACCCCGTGGGCCTAGCGCACCCGCAGTGGCTACCCacgggaggaggcggcggcggcgactgGGCAGGCGGCCCGCACCTGGAACACGGCAAGGCGGGCGGCGGCAGCGCCGGCCGAGCCGACgacggtggcggcggcggcggtttCCACGCGCGCCTGGTGCACCAGGGGGCGGCCCACGCGGGCGCGGCATGGGCGCAGGGCGGCACGGCACACCACTTGGGCCCGGCCATGTCGCCGTCGCCGGGGGCCGGCGGGGGCCACCAGCCCCAACCGCTCGGGCTGTACGCGCAGGCGGCCTACCCGGGGGGCGGCGGCAGCGGCCTGGCCGGAATGctggcggcgggcggcggcggcgcggggccgGGCCTGCACCACGCGCTGCACGAGGACGGCCACGAGGCTCAGCTGGAGCCGTCGCCTCCGCCGCACCTGGGCGCCCACGGACACGCACACGGACACGCACACGCCAGCGGCCTGCACGCGGCAGCGGCGCACCTGCACCCGGGCGCGGGCGGCGGTGGCTCGTCGGTGGGCGAGCACTCGGACGAGGACGCGCCCAGCTCGGACGACCTGGAGCAGTTCGCCAAGCAGTTCAAGCAGCGGCGCATCAAGCTGGGCTTCACGCAGGCCGACGTGGGGCTGGCGCTGGGCACGCTGTACGGTAACGTGTTCTCGCAGACCACCATCTGCCGCTTCGAGGCCCTGCAGCTGAGCTTCAAGAACATGTGCAAGCTCAAGCCGCTGCTCAACAAGTGGCTGGAGGAGACCGACTCGTCCAGCGGCAGCCCCACCAACATGGACAAGATCGCGGCGCAGGGCCGCAAGCGCAAGAAGCGCACGTCCATCGAGGTGGGGGTCAAAGGCGCGCTCGAGAGCCACTTTCTCAAGTGCCCCAAGCCCTCGGCGCATGAGATCACAGGCTTGGCCGACAGCCTGCAGCTGGAGAAGGAGGTGGTGCGCGTCTGGTTCTGCAACCGGCGGCAGAAGGAGAAGCGCATGACCCCGGCGGCCGGCGCCGGCCACCCGCCCATGGACGACGTGTACGCGCCCGGCGAGCtggggccgggcgggggcggtGCGTCGCCGCCCTCGGCGCCCCCGCCGGCCGCgctgcaccaccaccaccacacactgCCCGGCTCCGTGCAGTGA